AATCGGAATATTCCGAAATATCGGGCGAATTTGCCCGGTTGGCGGTGGTGCCGGTGAGACTTATCGCCGAGCCGCCTGCATCACTGCATCGATTTCGCGGTCCTTGGCATCCCACTGATCCGCCAGCCAATGGTGAAACGCCGAGCGGAAGGCCTTGTCGGCGGCGTAGTCGGCGCCGCAAAAGCTGTCGGGGATCGGAATTTGCCGAATTCTTACAACGATCCGTCCGGCGCGGCCCGAGGCAAGGTCCCAGAAACTCGGCACGCCGTCGGGGTAGATGATCGTGGCATCGATCATCGAGCGGAACTGTGTGCCCATGGCGTTCAGGGTCGTGGCCAGTGCGCCCGCGCGGGGCTTGAGCAGATGGCGGTACGGCGACGACTGCGCTTGCCGGCGCGCCGGCGAGAACCGCGTGCCTTCGGCAAATACCATCACGCTGGTCGGCACGAGCTTGAATTTTTCGCACGCGCGCCGGGCGGTCTCCTGGTCCTTGCGGCCGAGCGCCGGATTTTTACGAAGTTTTGCCTTGCTGTAGCGCTTCATGAACGGGAAATCGAGCGCCCACCAGGCCAGGCCAATCACCGGCACGTAAAGCAGTTGCTGCTTGAGGAAGAACTTCAGCAGCGGAATGCGCTTGTTCAGCGCAAGCTGCAGCACGAAGATATCCACCCACGACTGATGGTTGCAGTTGACCAGGTACCAGTCGTCCAGGCGCAGATCCCCAGTGGCCTCGATGTCCCAGATTTGCGGCTGCAGCCGCGCAATCCAGCGCGAATTCCGCGATACCCAGCCCGTGGCGATGCCGTTGAGCCAGGGGTCCACCAGCCGGTGCACGCCCGGTGTCGGCACGGCCAGCTTGAGCAGCGCCAGCGGGACGATTGGCACGAAGCAGGCCAGCGTATTGAGCGCCAGCAACGTGGCGCTGAGCAGGCCGGTCAGCCCGGCCAGACGCCGGGGCTTTGCCGTGGGCCGGGGTTGGCCCTTGGAGGATGCAGCGGGTGGTGCGCAGGGAGACGAAGCAGATGAAGGGGTGTTCGAATTCATGTTCGCAAGTTTGCAAGAGGCCGAACGGCATCAATTTGTCCTCGATCAAGTTGAGGACGTTTGAACTAAAGATTCGGCTATGTGATGGTCGTGTTGTGGCGGTAGCGCCAGTTCAGTTGGCACTGGCGGAGCGGCCGGCGTCCGGCGTCGCCGGGGCCGATGCAGGCGTTGACGGCTTTGGCGGCCCCGCATCGAGCAACGCGGCGATTTCGGGATCGCGCCGGCCGATATCCCAGTCACCGGCGTTGACCCTGGCGAAGTGTTCCGCGCAGAGTTGTTCGACGGCTGCCGGCTGATCGTGCTCCAGGGCTACCTGCATGACATCGAGCTGCTGGTTGGTGAAGCTTTCGATCAGCGTCGCGTGCTGGTCCAGCAATGTCTGGTTGGCTTGCCGTTCGTGTTCACTGGCGCCGTTGGCGGCGGCGTCTTCCAGGCGCTGGTGATATTGGCGCGCCGCCGCCAGCCGAGGCGCGTTGCGATCCTGCCAGAGCGCCCATGCCGATTCCACGGCCTTGCGCGCCCTGGGTGCGTGCTCGGTGCAGAAGTCGACCGTGTTGTGGAGCACAGCTTCGTCCATCTGGGGGACCAGCCCGGCCGACACCTCGAGTTCGCTGCGCGGGTCGGGCTGGGAAGGCGGGGCCGGAGGCGTCTGCACCTCGCGCGAGCACCCCGCTGCTACAAGGGCGGCCACGGCGGAGGCCAGCATCATCTGGACGGTTTTGAGGCGATACATCCGGGGGCGGTGGTCTGTGGATGGCCGGCATTCTACCCGGCCACCGTCCGCCTGCCGTGGATACCGGGCCTGAAAGATCCGAGGCAGCAGGTAAAATGCCGGTCCTTCCGTATCCCTCGAAGTTCTCGCCAATGGCAGTCACACGCAGCAAAAGACAGGCAACGCTGATCGGGCTGGTCGCCGTTCTCCTGTGGAGCTCGATCGTCGGGCTGATCCGGGGCGTCAGCGAGAGCTTTGGCGCCACGGGCGGGGCGGCGCTCATGTATACGGTGGCTGCCGCGCTGCTCTGGCTGACGGTGGGGCCGCCCGCGTGCGTGCGCTGCCGCGTTCCTATCTGCTCTGGGGCAGCCTGCTGTTCGTGACCTACGAACTGTGCCTGTCGCTATCTATCGGCTACGCAAACACGGGCCGGCAGGCCATCGAAGTGGGCATGGTCAACTACCTGTGGCCAAGCTTCACAATGCTGGCGGCGATCGCCTTCAACGGGCAACGGGCCAGCTGGCTGGTGGCGCCGGGATTCCTGGTGGCGATCCTCGGCATTGCGTCGGTGCTGGGCGGCGACCAGGGGCTGGACCTCGCGGGCATGGCCGCCAATGTCCAGGACAATCCGCTTAGCTATGGGCTGGCGTTCGCGGGCGCGATGATCTGGGCTGCCTATTGCACCGTCACCAGCCGGATGGCGCAGGGCAAGAATGCCGTCACGCTGTTCTTCATGCTGACGGCGCTGGCGCTGTGGGGCAAATACCTGGTCACCGATGGCGAAACCATGGTGTTCAGCCTCAAGGGCATCGGCTACCTGGCGCTGGCCGCGTGTGCAATGGGGTTCGGCTATGCCGCCTGGAACGTCGGCATCCTGCATGGCAATGTGACCGTGCTGGCCGGCGCCTCGTACTTCATTCCGGTGATCTCGGCTGCCGTGGCGGCAGTGTTGCTGCAGGCGCCGCTTTCCCTCGCGTTCTGGAAGGGGGCGGCGATGGTCTGCGCAGGGTCCATTCTTTGCTGGCAAGCCACGCGTGGGCGTGGCTTGCGTGCGCCCGCTGTGTCCCAGGCGGAGTAGCAGGCAAAGTCCTGAGCCAATCGGGCAGAGGTGACAGACGGGCGCGCCGGCAAGGCGCGCCGCGTCATGCCACGCTCAGGTTGCAGCAATTACTGGCACTGGCTGAGGGCGCCGGCCGCGTTGCTGTCGCTGCCGCGGAATCCCAGCCACGAGCCCGGCCCGTTGGCTGACTTCCGCACGACGGCGGCGGAGCCGTTGGGCGGCTGCTGTCCCGGCACATAGACGTCGAATGCCTGGTCGTTGGCCAGCATGTACTGCATCCATACCTGCTGGTTGGTCGCATCCGCCCATTTCTGTCCGATGCATTGTGCGGCGGCCTTGGGCGCCAGCTTGCTTTCGCCGACGGCTTGCGTGGTCGGGCTGGGCGGCGGGGTGTAGGGAGAGGTGGCACAACCTGCAAGCGTGGCCGCGGCCAGCGCGACAATGAAGGGATACTTCATATTATTGACTCCATATCCGATCGTGGAATGCGCCGACGGCTGACTCATGGCGAGCACCGCCGTCCGGCGCGGCTGAGATGTACGGCACGTGGGCGATGCTCCACGTCGTACCAGATAGGAGTCTAGGCGCCAGATACCCGGTACGCCTATGCCCGAAGCGCCATCTCGCCGTGTAGGGTTTTGTCTGATATCGAAAACTGCCTTCCGGGAAACTTTCGCGCGCCTCGGGCGTCGCTATCTGCATATCCGTGATGGAACCGCGCAGAGGCCCCGACACATGAATATGGCAATCCTGGTAAGTCATCCCTGGTTTGGCGCGGCAATGGGTGCCGTGGCCGCCATCCTGCTCGGGCTGCTGGCCCATCGGCTTGGCGGCCTTTTGCTGATGCGGATGACCCGGCATACCCCGGTGCTGCATGCGATGGTCGTCAAGGCGCGCGGGCCGGCCCAAGTGGTGATACCGCTGTTCCTGCTGCAGACCACATGGCAGGCGGCGCCCGACGAACTGATCGGGATCAACAGCATCCGGCACCTGAACGGCCTGCTGATGATCGTGTCGGTGACGTGGCTGCTGGTGCGCATCATCGGCGGCTTTGCCCAGGGCATCCTGGACCAGCATCCGGTCAACGTGGCCGACAACATCGGCGCGCGCCGCATCCATACCCAGACGCGCGTGATCTCGCGCATTGCCATGACGCT
This region of Cupriavidus sp. EM10 genomic DNA includes:
- a CDS encoding acyltransferase — its product is MNSNTPSSASSPCAPPAASSKGQPRPTAKPRRLAGLTGLLSATLLALNTLACFVPIVPLALLKLAVPTPGVHRLVDPWLNGIATGWVSRNSRWIARLQPQIWDIEATGDLRLDDWYLVNCNHQSWVDIFVLQLALNKRIPLLKFFLKQQLLYVPVIGLAWWALDFPFMKRYSKAKLRKNPALGRKDQETARRACEKFKLVPTSVMVFAEGTRFSPARRQAQSSPYRHLLKPRAGALATTLNAMGTQFRSMIDATIIYPDGVPSFWDLASGRAGRIVVRIRQIPIPDSFCGADYAADKAFRSAFHHWLADQWDAKDREIDAVMQAARR